From a single Planococcus shenhongbingii genomic region:
- a CDS encoding SH3 domain-containing protein, translating into MRKKVLTLISASALLLSSLPNNTHSENTLNIKGLNSSINESAYSLPPFQNHFAIDSGESSPEVEQVASSSATAKSGSYKFKYNTNLRLNAGTKSKVLTVAKKGASATATHQKKVGSQVWYKVKVNGKHGWVLSTLLSPKTSTAKASTASKAATSVSSAYKVKYNSNVRANAGTNHKVVTLAKKGSTVKATSSKKVGSTTWFKITANGKIGWISGALLTKTTVAAKASVKSKAPVKASSKATAVSGSYKVNYNSNVRANAGTGYKIVTSAKKGSTVKATSSKKVGSTTWFKIKANGKTGWISGALLTKTTAAAKAPVKASSKVTAVSGSYKVNYNSNVRANAGTGYKIVTSAKKGSIVKATSSKKVGNLTWFKTTANGKTGWISGALLTKTTAAKAATVSKASFSVSPSAIISTALSLKGIPYRFGGTTTAGFDCSGFIQYVYKQHGISVSRTTLTQFAETTKVSSPKPGDLVFFANTYRAGISHVGIYIGNNQFVHSGGSKAEVKSLNDVYWGPKFYSFKRF; encoded by the coding sequence ATGAGAAAAAAAGTGTTAACTTTAATTTCAGCTAGTGCTTTATTATTATCTAGCTTACCTAATAATACCCATTCGGAAAACACTTTAAACATTAAAGGATTAAATTCTTCGATTAATGAATCTGCCTATTCTTTACCACCGTTTCAAAACCACTTCGCCATTGATTCAGGTGAATCTTCACCAGAAGTAGAACAAGTTGCTTCAAGTTCTGCAACAGCTAAATCGGGATCTTACAAGTTTAAATACAATACCAATCTCCGATTAAATGCAGGAACAAAAAGCAAAGTCCTGACTGTCGCTAAAAAAGGAGCTTCTGCAACTGCAACTCATCAGAAAAAAGTTGGCAGCCAGGTTTGGTACAAAGTAAAAGTAAACGGTAAACACGGCTGGGTCTTAAGCACATTACTTTCCCCAAAAACTTCTACTGCTAAAGCTTCTACTGCTTCAAAAGCAGCCACCTCCGTATCCAGCGCGTATAAAGTAAAATACAATTCAAACGTCCGGGCGAACGCCGGAACCAACCATAAAGTCGTAACGCTAGCTAAAAAAGGCTCCACGGTCAAAGCGACTTCTTCGAAAAAAGTTGGCAGCACTACTTGGTTTAAAATAACAGCTAACGGAAAAATCGGTTGGATTTCCGGAGCATTACTGACCAAAACTACTGTTGCAGCTAAAGCTTCTGTTAAGTCGAAAGCGCCCGTTAAAGCTTCCTCTAAAGCAACCGCTGTTTCAGGTTCATACAAAGTAAATTATAATTCAAACGTCCGCGCAAATGCAGGCACCGGCTACAAGATTGTAACGTCAGCTAAGAAAGGTTCAACAGTCAAAGCGACTTCTTCCAAGAAAGTCGGCAGCACCACTTGGTTTAAAATAAAGGCGAATGGCAAAACCGGCTGGATTTCCGGAGCGCTGCTTACGAAAACAACAGCCGCTGCTAAAGCTCCTGTAAAAGCTTCATCTAAAGTCACTGCAGTTTCAGGGTCATATAAAGTAAACTACAACTCGAATGTCCGGGCAAACGCAGGCACTGGCTACAAAATCGTGACATCGGCCAAAAAGGGTTCAATTGTCAAAGCAACTTCTTCTAAAAAAGTCGGAAACCTTACTTGGTTCAAAACTACAGCTAACGGAAAAACCGGCTGGATTTCCGGAGCATTGCTTACGAAAACAACAGCAGCAAAAGCTGCTACAGTCAGCAAAGCTTCATTCAGTGTTTCTCCTTCGGCCATCATTTCCACTGCCTTATCTCTTAAAGGGATTCCTTACCGCTTTGGCGGAACCACCACGGCTGGATTTGACTGCTCCGGATTTATCCAATATGTCTACAAGCAACACGGCATTTCCGTTTCCCGTACGACTTTGACGCAATTTGCAGAAACGACAAAGGTTAGTTCTCCAAAACCTGGAGACTTGGTATTTTTTGCGAACACTTACCGTGCCGGAATTTCTCATGTGGGCATTTACATCGGAAACAATCAATTCGTGCACTCCGGCGGCTCAAAAGCTGAAGTCAAAAGCTTGAATGATGTTTATTGGGGTCCAAAATTCTATAGCTTCAAACGTTTTTAA
- a CDS encoding glycosyl hydrolase family 28-related protein: MAFRPKQGKLFANHSGKAEILNNSVESSLDGTYNVKSFGAEGDGISDDWQPLQEAIDFIYQHPGGGALFFPSGLYRISQPIEVPEVDSENTVSLIGHSLQSTVIAPSAPMDYLVRMRGGGGAIQGIKFRGTDPMNGYAQYAKVCMLATDIRDKAFSNAAFVWGAVHGLQITGDGNNNLCVFDRLCVFSQNGTVIKGTDGSGKADKVKFRHFNPEANDVHVGAYLKIGSGEGSVYHIDAVASDSITISPDLKYPFEPGMEYAIHIGCGLQTDRGSDNNVYGIYDCHFVGNAGAGLMVRGLYGHHIQGGNFDSNGIAGIHIGSGMINTTPAYSNTINHAYFESNGYANVILDYPSGLTITEPLLAEPVDGTAGDIASITSLRRYYFDYDTTSISYNGRQYQYVAETDCHAPYSMDGISQVAVDRPAGAKSPAIIELPPAPMHQFGEKLEIFVEDSGGQPVHLVCEHARVNKQPGNRGVLVPAGIGFVITVYYNRRNSSWMVSHTMPVN, encoded by the coding sequence ATGGCGTTCCGACCGAAACAAGGCAAGCTTTTTGCCAATCATAGTGGCAAAGCAGAAATACTCAATAACAGTGTGGAAAGTTCGCTTGATGGCACCTATAATGTCAAATCGTTTGGTGCCGAAGGGGACGGTATCTCAGATGATTGGCAGCCTCTCCAGGAAGCGATTGATTTTATTTACCAGCATCCTGGCGGCGGGGCGCTGTTTTTTCCGTCGGGCTTGTACCGGATCAGCCAGCCGATCGAAGTGCCGGAAGTGGATTCGGAAAATACGGTTTCCTTGATCGGCCATAGTCTCCAGTCGACGGTGATTGCGCCTTCAGCACCAATGGATTATCTGGTGCGGATGCGCGGAGGCGGCGGAGCCATTCAAGGCATCAAGTTCCGCGGAACCGATCCGATGAACGGTTACGCCCAGTATGCGAAAGTCTGCATGCTGGCGACAGATATCCGGGACAAGGCGTTTTCGAACGCAGCTTTTGTATGGGGAGCGGTCCACGGGCTTCAAATTACAGGAGATGGCAATAATAACTTGTGCGTATTCGACCGGCTGTGCGTCTTTTCACAGAATGGCACAGTTATCAAAGGGACGGATGGAAGCGGCAAAGCTGACAAAGTGAAGTTCCGCCATTTTAATCCCGAAGCGAACGACGTCCATGTTGGCGCATATTTGAAAATTGGCAGCGGAGAAGGTTCGGTCTATCATATTGATGCTGTGGCATCAGACAGCATTACCATATCTCCTGATTTGAAGTATCCGTTTGAGCCGGGCATGGAATACGCCATCCATATCGGCTGCGGGCTTCAGACCGACCGCGGCAGCGACAATAATGTCTACGGCATTTACGATTGCCATTTTGTCGGCAACGCCGGGGCTGGGCTCATGGTGCGCGGATTATACGGCCATCACATCCAAGGAGGCAATTTCGATTCAAACGGCATCGCTGGAATCCATATTGGCTCTGGCATGATCAATACGACGCCTGCTTATTCCAATACGATCAATCATGCTTATTTTGAGTCGAATGGCTATGCCAACGTCATTTTGGATTATCCGTCCGGCCTTACCATTACGGAACCGCTGCTCGCCGAACCGGTGGATGGGACAGCAGGGGATATCGCATCGATTACTTCTTTGCGGCGATATTATTTCGACTATGATACGACAAGCATCTCATATAATGGGCGGCAATATCAGTATGTGGCAGAAACGGACTGCCACGCGCCTTATTCAATGGATGGAATTTCTCAAGTGGCGGTTGACCGGCCAGCTGGCGCTAAGAGTCCGGCAATCATCGAGCTGCCGCCTGCACCGATGCATCAATTCGGAGAAAAGCTCGAGATATTTGTTGAAGACAGCGGCGGCCAGCCGGTGCATTTGGTGTGTGAACATGCCCGGGTCAACAAACAGCCCGGAAATCGGGGAGTATTGGTTCCGGCTGGAATCGGGTTTGTGATTACGGTGTATTATAATAGAAGAAATTCTTCGTGGATGGTGTCGCATACGATGCCTGTCAACTAG
- a CDS encoding S-layer homology domain-containing protein, which yields MKKLMTPIAIVLALFLLVSSVQAAPDLPKNHRYYEEIQYLMKKGVINEESDGKVRPNAAITRAEVAVMIGRLKGLDGKKRDTKFKDVKKSHYASGYIAAVDKAGYLKGYKDGTYRPNQTINRGDAALIIARVFDLAFTFNNEFKDVRSDTALSEAIAKVLAANITIGYPDNTFRPKAKVTRGEFAAFIARGLEPKFKNDAVIKNSYQKDKTKTYTYARPDGSTEVHRFVNVPKRDGLTFGFMWTVKVGNDVYEYMEFENYKLFAFAYPYSEYDQALAYPVKVGQKFNTGLGDETLINTITGVNKTVKTRYKTFTNATEVTTKTGFKYYMAPGFATIKSIDERGRVVFELTSVK from the coding sequence GTGAAAAAACTCATGACTCCTATTGCGATTGTCTTGGCTCTGTTCTTGTTAGTATCGTCTGTACAGGCTGCACCAGATCTGCCCAAAAACCACCGGTATTACGAAGAGATTCAATATTTAATGAAAAAAGGGGTTATAAACGAAGAAAGTGACGGTAAAGTTCGTCCGAACGCTGCGATAACAAGAGCTGAAGTAGCAGTAATGATTGGGCGCTTAAAAGGATTGGATGGAAAAAAGAGAGACACAAAGTTTAAAGACGTGAAGAAAAGCCATTATGCCAGTGGATATATAGCAGCAGTCGACAAAGCTGGTTATTTGAAAGGCTATAAAGATGGCACATACCGGCCAAATCAGACTATTAACAGGGGAGATGCCGCTCTTATAATTGCGCGCGTCTTCGACCTTGCATTCACTTTTAATAATGAGTTTAAAGATGTGCGATCAGATACGGCGTTGTCTGAGGCAATTGCGAAAGTGCTTGCAGCTAACATAACGATTGGTTATCCAGATAATACTTTCCGTCCTAAAGCAAAGGTGACCCGCGGGGAATTTGCTGCTTTCATCGCAAGGGGATTGGAACCGAAATTCAAAAATGATGCAGTGATCAAAAACTCTTACCAGAAAGATAAAACAAAGACTTACACCTACGCCCGTCCTGATGGCTCGACAGAAGTCCATCGCTTTGTCAATGTACCAAAGCGGGATGGATTGACCTTTGGTTTTATGTGGACAGTAAAAGTCGGCAATGACGTATACGAATATATGGAGTTTGAGAATTATAAACTGTTTGCTTTCGCTTATCCTTATTCGGAATATGATCAGGCGCTAGCCTATCCGGTTAAAGTCGGCCAGAAATTTAATACAGGCTTAGGCGATGAAACGCTCATCAACACCATTACCGGTGTAAACAAAACTGTCAAAACACGCTACAAAACATTTACCAACGCTACAGAAGTGACCACAAAGACTGGATTTAAGTACTATATGGCGCCAGGATTCGCGACCATAAAATCCATCGATGAAAGAGGGCGCGTTGTTTTTGAACTGACAAGTGTTAAATAA
- a CDS encoding choice-of-anchor I family protein, producing the protein MKTMKKLIPAAAVGVLSLGLFQSPIATAAIETPKGLEYYKKGNTGLTVKKLGRYTSGAQIDEGGTEIVAYDAKTFRAFSVNGAERAIDIIDLSGLKKDSTADIPLLKRVPLSDFGVEASDLTSVAIHPGGDYIAVSVPAADKTDDGHIVFMSIDGEPLSNVRVGALPDMLAFTPDGSQLLVANEGEPSDDYTVNPEGSVSIIDVTSSIEDINERHVTTARFTENIIEDGVRKVHPESTYAEDLEPEYITVDKDGKYAYVALQENNAIAKLDLETKEFVSVQSLGHKDFSVQNNKLDASNKDDAIDIRNWPVLSMFQPDGITTFESGGNTYILSANEGDVQDWKGFSEETRVADVAGDYQLNADLYKGYNQNQLDRLVRNGLFEENQLGRLTTSISQPKNDQGKYEAIYGFGGRSFSVWHAESMELAYDSGDDFEQITAKVYPDYFNSTNDEDKLDNRSDDKGPEPESVITGEVDGTPYAFIGLERQGGIMVYDLTKPTKPKFSTYFSSRVFNGGDVTTENGDVAPEGLTFIPATESPTGQELLLAAHEVSGTIAAYSLGDASKRDKLPEHAKAKGKAFE; encoded by the coding sequence ATGAAAACGATGAAAAAATTGATTCCTGCAGCGGCTGTCGGCGTATTGTCGCTGGGATTATTCCAGTCACCAATCGCCACTGCTGCCATCGAGACACCAAAAGGACTGGAGTATTACAAAAAAGGCAATACGGGCCTGACAGTAAAAAAGCTTGGCCGCTACACAAGCGGGGCCCAAATTGATGAAGGTGGGACGGAGATTGTTGCATATGACGCAAAGACTTTCCGTGCTTTTTCTGTAAATGGTGCTGAACGTGCAATCGATATCATCGATTTGTCCGGCTTGAAAAAAGATTCAACTGCCGATATTCCTTTATTGAAACGGGTGCCATTGAGTGACTTTGGCGTTGAAGCTTCCGATCTGACCAGCGTCGCCATTCATCCTGGCGGCGACTATATTGCCGTTTCGGTTCCAGCTGCCGACAAAACCGATGACGGGCACATTGTTTTCATGTCCATAGACGGAGAGCCGCTCAGCAACGTCCGAGTCGGTGCTTTGCCGGATATGCTGGCGTTTACCCCGGATGGCAGTCAACTGCTGGTTGCCAATGAAGGCGAGCCGAGCGATGATTACACCGTCAATCCGGAAGGTTCCGTCAGCATCATTGATGTTACATCGTCCATTGAAGATATTAATGAAAGACATGTAACGACAGCGCGGTTTACCGAGAACATCATTGAAGACGGCGTCCGGAAAGTGCATCCCGAAAGCACCTATGCTGAAGATCTAGAACCGGAGTACATTACAGTGGACAAAGACGGCAAATACGCTTATGTCGCGCTGCAGGAAAACAACGCCATTGCCAAGCTGGATCTTGAAACGAAAGAATTTGTTTCCGTCCAGAGCCTCGGCCATAAAGATTTTTCCGTCCAAAACAATAAACTTGATGCATCGAATAAAGACGATGCCATTGATATCCGCAACTGGCCGGTGCTGTCAATGTTCCAGCCGGACGGCATTACAACATTTGAATCCGGCGGAAACACTTATATCCTCTCTGCCAACGAAGGCGATGTCCAGGACTGGAAAGGTTTTTCTGAAGAAACCCGTGTTGCTGATGTGGCAGGAGACTATCAGCTGAATGCCGACTTGTATAAAGGCTATAACCAAAACCAGCTCGACCGTCTTGTGAGAAACGGCTTGTTCGAGGAAAATCAATTAGGCCGATTGACGACTTCGATTTCCCAGCCAAAAAATGACCAAGGCAAGTACGAGGCGATCTATGGTTTTGGCGGCCGTTCGTTCTCCGTCTGGCATGCGGAGTCGATGGAACTCGCATATGACAGCGGCGATGACTTTGAACAAATCACTGCTAAAGTTTATCCGGATTATTTCAACAGCACAAATGACGAAGATAAATTGGACAACCGCAGCGACGATAAAGGCCCTGAACCTGAAAGCGTCATAACCGGCGAAGTCGACGGCACTCCTTATGCCTTTATTGGGCTTGAGCGCCAAGGCGGTATCATGGTCTATGATTTAACGAAGCCGACGAAGCCAAAATTCAGCACGTATTTCTCAAGCCGCGTATTTAACGGCGGAGATGTAACAACAGAAAACGGCGATGTGGCACCGGAAGGCTTGACGTTCATCCCGGCAACGGAAAGTCCGACCGGCCAGGAACTGCTTCTTGCAGCGCATGAAGTTTCCGGAACGATAGCTGCCTATTCTTTGGGAGATGCTTCTAAACGCGACAAGCTGCCTGAACATGCGAAAGCAAAAGGAAAGGCTTTTGAGTAA
- a CDS encoding D-alanyl-D-alanine carboxypeptidase family protein: MKKQTWLRTAGLASAAAALTLAVAPIGEGFPMNGITHAEAASLAYQTAENLNLRTGASAEHDVVTIIPKGEQVQLLSKSGSWYEVRYGTETGFVNSAFLKKAEELEPVLKTYAALENLNLREGARTESGIITEIPKGETVTYLSKTGKWFEVSYGIHTGYVNADFLTDDPVKDMGNYPAPSTDTPGTYIDGILVINKENALPSDYNPGVIPEAEQAVADMTANAKKQGIEIRTVSAFRSFSYQAGLYDNYVNQHGSAKADTISAKAGHSEHQAGLAFDFGGTSNTGLNKSFADTQEGQWLAANAHKYGFILRYLEGKEHITGYQFEPWHFRYLGSEQAEKVKHSGKTLEEYLNITEK, translated from the coding sequence ATGAAAAAACAAACTTGGTTGAGAACAGCCGGACTGGCCAGTGCAGCAGCGGCATTAACATTAGCAGTTGCGCCAATTGGAGAAGGGTTTCCTATGAATGGGATAACTCATGCGGAAGCAGCATCCCTTGCCTATCAAACAGCAGAAAACTTGAATCTGCGCACAGGTGCTTCAGCGGAACATGATGTGGTGACCATCATTCCAAAAGGCGAGCAGGTACAATTACTTTCTAAAAGCGGTTCTTGGTACGAAGTCCGGTATGGTACAGAAACAGGATTTGTAAATTCAGCATTTTTAAAAAAAGCTGAAGAACTTGAACCCGTTCTTAAGACGTATGCGGCACTAGAGAATTTGAATTTGCGTGAAGGCGCTCGAACGGAGTCCGGCATCATCACCGAAATTCCAAAAGGCGAAACAGTAACCTACCTATCAAAAACCGGAAAATGGTTTGAAGTTTCCTATGGCATACATACAGGTTATGTCAACGCTGATTTTCTTACAGATGACCCGGTAAAAGACATGGGAAATTATCCAGCTCCTTCAACGGACACGCCGGGAACTTATATCGACGGCATCCTAGTCATCAATAAAGAAAACGCTTTGCCGTCCGATTACAATCCGGGTGTTATTCCGGAAGCAGAGCAAGCCGTTGCTGACATGACAGCTAATGCGAAAAAGCAGGGGATAGAGATCCGGACAGTCAGTGCATTCCGATCGTTCTCTTACCAGGCCGGATTGTACGATAATTATGTAAATCAACACGGTTCTGCTAAAGCAGACACGATCAGCGCAAAAGCAGGGCATTCAGAACATCAGGCTGGACTGGCATTCGATTTTGGAGGCACGTCCAATACCGGATTAAACAAGTCGTTCGCTGATACGCAAGAAGGCCAGTGGCTGGCAGCCAATGCCCATAAATACGGTTTCATCCTGCGCTACCTGGAAGGCAAAGAACACATCACCGGCTACCAGTTCGAGCCATGGCATTTCCGTTATTTAGGGTCGGAACAGGCGGAGAAAGTGAAACACAGCGGCAAGACGCTGGAAGAGTATTTGAACATAACTGAGAAATAA
- a CDS encoding glycosyl hydrolase family 28-related protein, whose protein sequence is MAFGFMKEKQTLATANRLKKMADEVTFSERPDKTFNVKAFGAKGDDEADDWRALQQAIAFAYNAKGGGTLFFPPGLYRISKPLEVPVIKEEKAVSWVGYSDKTTVIAPSAPMDYLVRMRGGDGHIKGLTFRGTDPLNGSAQYAKVCMLATGILNKTFSNVSFTWAKVHGLQITEEGNNNLCVFDQSCKFEQNGTVVTGSDGSGSGDRVTFSKFEPEAGNVHVGAYLKIGSGEGSVYHINAVSAKGITVSPALRSPLRSGTEYKIHIGSGLQTDRGSDNNVYGIHDCHFVGNAGAGLVVRGLYGHNVQGGNFDANGIAGIHIGSGMINTTPSYSNTINHAYFEANGYANVILDYPSGLSIIEPLLAKPVDGTAGGVASIASLRGQVFDYETTSVLHNGRMYNFVNESTRNFASNSLETSKITINQSASLLGNAVINLPEPPKHHFKEELEIYVENSGGQPVQVLCDFAKVNNKAGRVGVQAPAGMGYKITAYYSRSLDSWMVSHTVPMV, encoded by the coding sequence ATGGCATTTGGATTTATGAAAGAAAAACAGACTCTCGCAACAGCAAATAGATTGAAGAAAATGGCAGATGAAGTGACCTTCAGTGAACGACCCGACAAAACTTTCAACGTCAAAGCATTTGGAGCCAAAGGAGACGATGAAGCAGATGACTGGCGAGCACTCCAGCAGGCGATTGCCTTTGCTTATAATGCCAAAGGAGGGGGCACGCTATTTTTTCCGCCGGGCTTGTACCGCATCAGCAAACCGCTTGAAGTGCCGGTGATCAAAGAGGAAAAAGCGGTATCGTGGGTCGGCTACAGCGATAAGACGACGGTGATTGCACCTTCTGCTCCGATGGATTATCTGGTGCGGATGCGGGGCGGGGATGGGCATATAAAAGGATTGACGTTCAGAGGCACCGACCCTTTAAATGGGTCTGCCCAATATGCGAAAGTCTGCATGCTGGCGACCGGTATCCTCAATAAAACCTTTTCGAATGTTTCTTTTACGTGGGCGAAAGTCCATGGACTGCAGATTACAGAAGAAGGCAATAACAATCTCTGTGTCTTTGACCAGTCGTGTAAATTCGAACAAAATGGAACGGTGGTTACCGGAAGTGATGGCAGTGGTTCGGGAGATCGTGTGACTTTTTCAAAATTCGAACCGGAAGCAGGCAATGTCCATGTCGGCGCTTACCTGAAAATCGGCAGTGGCGAAGGTTCGGTTTATCATATCAATGCTGTCAGCGCGAAAGGGATAACGGTATCGCCAGCATTAAGGAGTCCACTCCGCTCAGGAACCGAGTACAAAATACATATCGGCTCGGGACTGCAAACAGACAGGGGCAGCGACAACAATGTATACGGCATCCACGATTGCCATTTTGTCGGCAACGCAGGGGCTGGGCTCGTTGTGCGTGGTCTTTATGGCCATAATGTGCAAGGCGGAAATTTTGATGCAAACGGAATCGCAGGTATCCATATTGGTTCGGGCATGATCAACACAACGCCGTCTTATTCGAATACAATCAACCATGCTTATTTTGAAGCGAACGGCTATGCCAATGTCATCCTCGATTATCCTTCGGGACTCAGCATTATCGAACCGCTGCTCGCTAAACCAGTTGACGGAACAGCAGGCGGGGTCGCTTCTATTGCCTCTTTGCGCGGCCAAGTATTCGATTATGAAACAACCAGCGTCCTTCATAACGGCCGGATGTATAATTTCGTCAATGAATCAACGCGAAACTTTGCATCGAATTCTTTGGAAACTTCAAAAATCACCATCAATCAGTCGGCCAGCCTGCTGGGGAACGCCGTTATCAATCTGCCTGAACCGCCAAAACACCACTTTAAAGAAGAACTGGAAATCTACGTCGAGAACAGCGGCGGACAACCGGTGCAGGTGCTTTGCGATTTTGCAAAAGTGAATAACAAAGCGGGAAGAGTCGGCGTACAGGCACCGGCAGGGATGGGGTATAAGATTACCGCGTATTATAGTAGAAGCCTGGATAGTTGGATGGTGTCTCATACGGTGCCGATGGTTTAG
- a CDS encoding DNA/RNA non-specific endonuclease, which produces MQTSRMAQIEQQALKRYLEFDKAKKNTEANGGAASRMMSRSSIINIHDNLAMERIINHSDLFPIAHLQVGLNVSKAVCRLSSRNRSGQIESYGTGFLVAPSLLLTNHHVLHTYEAAQYAVAEFNYEDDVNFLPKEIVSFRLDPDKLFITDEELDFTLVAVHDIDAEGVKLSDFGYLPLLPQPGKILEGEYVSIIQHPKGGPKAVTIRENEVKFISSDYVHYVSDTEPGSSGSPVFNDQWVVVALHHAGIPHPEDDSKWIANEGIRISSIVRHLTQHQASAVDANGRQLLDQLLLDPGAIAAPMEIGALEAQWYSGVAGYNPAFLGQGFEIPLPILSDEHQSDIAETADGKKVLDYTHFSIVMSKSRKLAYYSAVNIDGSQLVEVKRENDKWYFDPRIPEEYQTGPEVYKNNDIDRGHLTRRQDPNWGIDAVQANEHTFHFTNCSPQHKNFNQKIWLSLEDYLLENAGEHGLKVTVFTGPVFRDSDVVYRGCQIPEEFWKVAVMKKEDNSLSVTAYLQSQENLIGDLEFVYGGFQTYQVAVAEIEQLTGLDFGELRNYDPLAASTVRMVIASREDLQL; this is translated from the coding sequence ATGCAGACAAGCAGAATGGCTCAGATTGAACAGCAAGCTTTAAAGCGGTACCTGGAATTTGATAAAGCGAAGAAAAACACGGAAGCAAATGGAGGTGCGGCCTCCCGGATGATGTCGCGCAGCAGTATCATCAATATACATGATAACTTGGCAATGGAACGGATCATCAACCATAGCGATTTGTTCCCGATTGCGCATTTGCAAGTTGGATTGAATGTCAGTAAAGCGGTTTGCCGCCTGTCAAGCCGGAACCGGAGCGGACAGATTGAAAGCTACGGCACAGGATTTCTTGTCGCGCCTTCACTCCTGCTGACGAATCATCATGTGCTGCATACATATGAAGCCGCCCAGTATGCTGTTGCGGAATTTAATTACGAAGACGATGTCAATTTTCTGCCGAAGGAAATCGTTTCGTTCCGGCTGGATCCGGACAAACTGTTCATCACGGATGAAGAACTCGATTTTACGTTAGTGGCAGTTCACGATATAGATGCAGAAGGTGTTAAGCTTTCCGATTTCGGCTATTTGCCGCTGCTTCCACAGCCGGGAAAAATTCTGGAAGGGGAATATGTCAGCATCATCCAGCATCCGAAAGGCGGACCGAAAGCAGTTACCATTCGGGAAAACGAAGTCAAGTTCATTTCTTCTGACTATGTGCATTATGTCAGTGACACGGAGCCGGGTTCATCCGGTTCGCCTGTTTTCAATGATCAGTGGGTAGTGGTCGCGCTTCACCATGCCGGCATCCCGCATCCTGAAGACGATTCAAAATGGATTGCCAACGAAGGCATACGCATCAGTTCCATTGTCCGGCATCTCACTCAGCATCAGGCAAGTGCAGTAGATGCAAACGGCCGTCAGCTATTGGACCAATTATTACTCGATCCGGGTGCCATTGCTGCGCCAATGGAAATAGGAGCTCTTGAAGCGCAGTGGTACAGCGGTGTTGCCGGTTATAATCCGGCGTTTTTGGGACAAGGTTTTGAAATCCCGCTGCCGATATTGAGTGATGAACACCAAAGTGATATTGCTGAAACGGCTGATGGCAAAAAGGTCCTTGATTATACGCATTTTTCCATCGTCATGAGCAAATCAAGAAAGCTTGCTTATTATAGTGCGGTGAATATTGACGGCAGCCAACTTGTTGAAGTAAAGAGGGAAAATGACAAATGGTATTTCGATCCCCGGATTCCAGAAGAATATCAGACTGGGCCGGAAGTCTATAAAAACAACGATATTGACCGAGGGCATTTGACAAGAAGGCAAGACCCGAATTGGGGCATCGACGCTGTACAGGCGAATGAACATACGTTCCACTTTACTAACTGTTCTCCGCAGCACAAAAACTTCAATCAGAAAATCTGGCTTAGCCTGGAAGATTACCTGCTTGAAAATGCAGGTGAGCACGGCTTGAAAGTGACGGTCTTTACCGGACCGGTATTTCGTGACAGCGATGTCGTGTACCGGGGCTGCCAAATTCCGGAGGAGTTCTGGAAAGTAGCGGTAATGAAGAAAGAAGACAATTCGTTGTCGGTCACCGCCTATTTACAGTCGCAGGAGAATTTAATCGGTGATCTGGAATTTGTTTATGGCGGGTTCCAGACGTATCAAGTGGCTGTTGCGGAAATAGAACAATTGACAGGCCTTGATTTCGGTGAGCTGCGGAATTACGATCCGCTTGCGGCAAGTACCGTGAGAATGGTAATTGCGAGCCGGGAAGATCTTCAGTTATGA